From one Scophthalmus maximus strain ysfricsl-2021 chromosome 19, ASM2237912v1, whole genome shotgun sequence genomic stretch:
- the LOC118313646 gene encoding palmitoyltransferase ZDHHC12-B-like — protein sequence MSQNVFRSGFLVRAGHTMLTWVITLILFLHDTDLRRCEERGELLLPLLFFLLVVLSVLLYFAVSLMDPGFVLTDTVKDAEGSNEEMESMIPQTSTARLRRCGYCLLQQPMRAKHCQTCKRCVRRFDHHCPWVENCVGERNHRWFLVYLMVQLLTLLWALHVATSGISPSAAWRPWLRTNGFLLAALAVAGVFSAVVLLLLGCHVYLAAVNCTTWEFMSRHRISYLKARGDEENPFDRGVLCNLWDFFCLCGTVAWERVYARHDPNPA from the exons ATGTCGCAGAACGTGTTTCGGAGCGGGTTCCTGGTCCGGGCCGGTCACACGATGCTGACCTGGGTCATAACGCTCATCCTGTTCCTGCACGACACCG atctgCGGCGCTGTGAGGAGCGcggtgagctgctgctgccgctgctcttcttcctcctcgtcgtgTTGTCGGTGCTGTTGTACTTCGCAGTTTCCTTAATGGACCCTGGCTTCGTTCTCACCGACACCGTCAAG GATGCTGAAGGTTCTAATGAGGAAATGGAGTCGATGATTCCTCAGACGTCGACCGCTCGGCTGCGTCGCTGTGGATACTGTCTGCTGCAG CAACCAATGAGAGCGAAGCACTGTCAGACGTGTAAACGCTGCGTCCGCCGCTTCGACCACCACTGTCCCTGGGTGGAGAACTGTGTCGGCGAGCGGAACCACCGCTGGTTCCTCGTGTATCTGATGGTGCAGCTGCTGACTCTGCTGTGGGCCCTTCATGTCGCCAC GTCGGGCATCTCGCCCAGCGCCGCTTGGCGCCCGTGGCTCCGGACGAACGGCTTCCTGCTGGCGGCGCTGGCCGTCGCCGGCGTCTTCTCGgcggtggtgctgctgctgctgggctgcCACGTCTACCTGGCCGCCGTCAACTGCACCACCTGGGAGTTCATGTCGCGCCACCGCATCTCGTACCTGAAGGCGCGAGGCGACGAGGAGAACCCGTTCGACCGCGGCGTCCTCTGCAACCTGTGGGACTTCTTCTGCCTCTGCGGGACGGTGGCGTGGGAGCGGGTCTACGCCAGACACGACCCGAATCCAGCCTGA
- the LOC118313643 gene encoding serine/threonine-protein kinase N2-like isoform X2: MKSGSSSSSPCDVVIQDQMLSTAQQMLQESRSKIELIRLQIIKVTQAGGSGGGDDDDDGGGGGGGGGGDHNSSTNRGVSPVAGSPADTRLAELQHLVQRETDALALAKDVVKQLEGISALDQKALVEAQSREQESSQKLDLLRLSLEKCLNEKSQEPPQPPPAGGVGPSEGAPTSPQDSRPGRPLSTSPSVYYIRPASLTGKVEVRLLGCEDLLKPPSMTEGSSPAAHRTEGHEEVGVVLRLDGRSVGRTRWAAAGRRSWDQTFCIQLERARELEVDVFWREAPDRGAMMCAVTFLRLEETMDNQGHDRGLSLEPQGLLYARLRFIDAVVERQSKLRRQRCIFTKERGKNFLRAAQMNMNFATWGHLMTSVLPRYGSFTTFGSSLCTTPDPTADRAPRPAEREEPRVAAPLPRDAPVIRLSVTEDPPPPAGLDHGDDASTIITTELRTSPEPAPPDTLQSSINATEGSEDQPVSALKMHMEDFRYISVLGRGHFGKVLLAEFKKTGKPFAIKALKKREIVTRDEVDSLMSEKRIFEMINASRHPFLVNLHGCFQTGDHVCFVMEYLPGGDLMIHIHNHVFTEAQTRFYSACVLLGLEFLHLNKIIYRDLKLDNLLMDADGFVKITDFGLCKEGMGHGDRTSTFCGTPEFLAPEVLTDDNYTRAVDWWGMGVLIYEMLVGESPFPGEDEEEVFDSIVNDDVQYPDSLPPDAVAIVQKVVTSSPLIAPLTSLLKRNPLKRLGGGERDANELKGEKFFQTVDWEALLAKKVTPPFLPSIAESTDVSNFDSEFTRLQPILSPPGKPSSLSAEQQEAFADFDFCASHG; the protein is encoded by the exons atgAAGTCgggctcttcttcttcttctccatgtGATGTCGTTATCCAGGATCAGATGTTGTCGACAGCTCAGCAGATGCTGCAGGAGAGCCGCTCCAAGATCGAGCTGATCCGACTGCAGATTATCAAAGTCACCCAGGCTggaggcagcggcggcggtgatgatgatgatgatggtggtggtggtggtggaggtggtggtggcgaCCACAACAGTTCCACTAACAGAG GCGTCTCTCCGGTGGCCGGCAGCCCCGCGGACACTCGCCTGGCAGAGCTACAGCACCTCGTGCAGAGGGAGACGGACGCTCTGGCGTTGGCCAAAGATGTGGTGAAGCAGCTGGAGGGGATCTCAGCGCTGGACCAGAAGGCTCTGGTGGAG GCTCAGTCGCGGGAGCAGGAATCCTCCCAGAAGCTCGACCTCCTGCGACTGTCGCTCGAGAAATGTCTGAACGAGAAGAGCCAGGAGCCTCCACAGCCGCCGCCTGCAGGGGGCGTCGGCCCCTCGGAGGGGGCCCCCACGTCCCCCCAGGACTCCAGACCCGGACGTCCCCTGTCCACGTCCCCCTCCGTCTACTACATCAGACCTGCCTCCCTGACTG gtaaAGTTGAAGTCCGGCTTCTTGGATGTGAGGATTTACTGAAACCTCCAAGTATGACTGAGGGAAGTTCACCAGCCGCTCACAGGACCGAGGGACACGAGG AGGTCGGCGTGGTGCTGAGGCTGGACGGCAGGTCGGTCGGCCGGACGCGGTGGGCGGCCGCCGGCAGACGGAGCTGGGACCAGACCTTCTGCATCCAGCTGGAGCGG GCTCGAGAGCTGGAGGTCGACGTCTTCTGGCGGGAGGCCCCTGACCGGGGGGCGATGATGTGCGCCGTCACGTTCCTGCGACTGGAGGAGACGATGGACAACCAGGGCCACGACCGGGGCCTGAGTCTGGAGCCGCAGGGCCTGCTCTACGCCAGG CTTCGGTTCATCGACGCCGTCGTCGAGCGGCAGTCGAAGCTCAGACGTCAGCGATGTATTTTCACGAAGGAAAGAG GGAAGAACTTCCTGCGAGCGGCGCAGATGAACATGAACTTTGCCACGTGGGGTCACCTGATGACGAGTGTCCTCCCTCGCTACGGCTCCTTCACCACGTTCGGCTCGTCGCTCTGCACGACCCCCGACCCGACGGCCGACCGCGCCCCCCGACCCGCCGAGAGGGAAGAGCCTCGAGTCGCCGCTCCGCTGCCACG CGACGCTCCAGTGATCAGACTCAGCGTCACTGAGGATCCGCCTCCTCCCGCCGGCCTCGACCACGGAGACGACGcctccaccatcatcaccacagagCTCAGAACGTCACCGGAGCCCGCGCCACCAGACACACTG CAGTCGTCCATAAACGCTACAGAGGGAAGTGAAGATCAGCCTGTATCTGCTctgaa GATGCACATGGAAGATTTCAGATATATTTCCGTTCTGGGCAGAGGACACTTTGGGAAG GTTCTGCTGGCGGAGTTTAAGAAGACGGGAAAACCGTTCGCCATCAAAGCCTTGAAGAAAAGAGAGATCGTGACTCGGGACGAAGTCGACAG CCTCATGAGCGAGAAGCGGATCTTCGAGATGATCAACGCGTCGCGACACCCGTTCCTCGTCAACCTCCACGGCTGCTTCCAGACCGGCGACCACGTCTGCTTCGTCATGGAGTATCTGCCGGGCGGCGACCTCATGATCCACATCCACAACCACGTCTTCACCGAGGCCCAGACCAG GTTCTATTCGGCGTGCGTCCTGTTGGGTCTGGAGTTCCTGCATCTGAATAAAATCATCTATCG AGATCTGAAGCTGGACAACCTGCTGATGGACGCTGATGGATTTGTGAAGATCACAGACTTTGGACTTTGTAAAGAAG GGATGGGTCACGGCGATCGGACCTCGACCTTCTGCGGGACGCCCGAGTTCCTGGCCCCCGAGGTCCTGACGGACGACAACTACACCCGGGCGGTGGACTGGTGGGGGATGGGCGTCCTCATCTACGAGATGCTCGTGGGAGAG TCTCCGTTCCCcggtgaggacgaggaggaagtgTTCGACAGCATCGTCAACGACGACGTGCAGTATCCCGACTCTCTTCCTCCCGACGCCGTCGCCATCGTCCAGAAGGTAGTGACCTCATCACCCCTCATAGCTCCTCTAACATCT ctgctgaagaggAATCCTCTGAAGAGACTcggaggcggagagagagatgccaACGAGCTGAAGGGAGAGAAATTCTTCCAG ACCGTCGACTGGGAGGCCCTGCTGGCCAAGAAGGTGACGCCGCCGTTCCTGCCGTCGATCGCCGAGTCCACGGACGTCAGCAACTTCGACAGCGAGTTCACTCGACTGCAGCCGATCCTGTCGCCCCCGGGGAAACCGTCCAGCCTCTCGGCCGAGCAGCAGGAGGCCTTCGCCGACTTCGACTTCTGCGCTTCGCATGGCTGA
- the LOC118313643 gene encoding serine/threonine-protein kinase N2-like isoform X3 codes for MKSGSSSSSPCDVVIQDQMLSTAQQMLQESRSKIELIRLQIIKVTQAGGSGGGDDDDDGGGGGGGGGGDHNSSTNRGVSPVAGSPADTRLAELQHLVQRETDALALAKDVVKQLEGISALDQKALVEAQSREQESSQKLDLLRLSLEKCLNEKSQEPPQPPPAGGVGPSEGAPTSPQDSRPGRPLSTSPSVYYIRPASLTGKVEVRLLGCEDLLKPPSMTEGSSPAAHRTEGHEAEVGVVLRLDGRSVGRTRWAAAGRRSWDQTFCIQLERARELEVDVFWREAPDRGAMMCAVTFLRLEETMDNQGHDRGLSLEPQGLLYARLRFIDAVVERQSKLRRQRCIFTKERGKNFLRAAQMNMNFATWGHLMTSVLPRYGSFTTFGSSLCTTPDPTADRAPRPAEREEPRVAAPLPRDAPVIRLSVTEDPPPPAGLDHGDDASTIITTELRTSPEPAPPDTLQSSINATEGSEDQPVSALKMHMEDFRYISVLGRGHFGKVLLAEFKKTGKPFAIKALKKREIVTRDEVDSLMSEKRIFEMINASRHPFLVNLHGCFQTGDHVCFVMEYLPGGDLMIHIHNHVFTEAQTRFYSACVLLGLEFLHLNKIIYRDLKLDNLLMDADGFVKITDFGLCKEGMGHGDRTSTFCGTPEFLAPEVLTDDNYTRAVDWWGMGVLIYEMLVGESPFPGEDEEEVFDSIVNDDVQYPDSLPPDAVAIVQKLLKRNPLKRLGGGERDANELKGEKFFQTVDWEALLAKKVTPPFLPSIAESTDVSNFDSEFTRLQPILSPPGKPSSLSAEQQEAFADFDFCASHG; via the exons atgAAGTCgggctcttcttcttcttctccatgtGATGTCGTTATCCAGGATCAGATGTTGTCGACAGCTCAGCAGATGCTGCAGGAGAGCCGCTCCAAGATCGAGCTGATCCGACTGCAGATTATCAAAGTCACCCAGGCTggaggcagcggcggcggtgatgatgatgatgatggtggtggtggtggtggaggtggtggtggcgaCCACAACAGTTCCACTAACAGAG GCGTCTCTCCGGTGGCCGGCAGCCCCGCGGACACTCGCCTGGCAGAGCTACAGCACCTCGTGCAGAGGGAGACGGACGCTCTGGCGTTGGCCAAAGATGTGGTGAAGCAGCTGGAGGGGATCTCAGCGCTGGACCAGAAGGCTCTGGTGGAG GCTCAGTCGCGGGAGCAGGAATCCTCCCAGAAGCTCGACCTCCTGCGACTGTCGCTCGAGAAATGTCTGAACGAGAAGAGCCAGGAGCCTCCACAGCCGCCGCCTGCAGGGGGCGTCGGCCCCTCGGAGGGGGCCCCCACGTCCCCCCAGGACTCCAGACCCGGACGTCCCCTGTCCACGTCCCCCTCCGTCTACTACATCAGACCTGCCTCCCTGACTG gtaaAGTTGAAGTCCGGCTTCTTGGATGTGAGGATTTACTGAAACCTCCAAGTATGACTGAGGGAAGTTCACCAGCCGCTCACAGGACCGAGGGACACGAGG CAGAGGTCGGCGTGGTGCTGAGGCTGGACGGCAGGTCGGTCGGCCGGACGCGGTGGGCGGCCGCCGGCAGACGGAGCTGGGACCAGACCTTCTGCATCCAGCTGGAGCGG GCTCGAGAGCTGGAGGTCGACGTCTTCTGGCGGGAGGCCCCTGACCGGGGGGCGATGATGTGCGCCGTCACGTTCCTGCGACTGGAGGAGACGATGGACAACCAGGGCCACGACCGGGGCCTGAGTCTGGAGCCGCAGGGCCTGCTCTACGCCAGG CTTCGGTTCATCGACGCCGTCGTCGAGCGGCAGTCGAAGCTCAGACGTCAGCGATGTATTTTCACGAAGGAAAGAG GGAAGAACTTCCTGCGAGCGGCGCAGATGAACATGAACTTTGCCACGTGGGGTCACCTGATGACGAGTGTCCTCCCTCGCTACGGCTCCTTCACCACGTTCGGCTCGTCGCTCTGCACGACCCCCGACCCGACGGCCGACCGCGCCCCCCGACCCGCCGAGAGGGAAGAGCCTCGAGTCGCCGCTCCGCTGCCACG CGACGCTCCAGTGATCAGACTCAGCGTCACTGAGGATCCGCCTCCTCCCGCCGGCCTCGACCACGGAGACGACGcctccaccatcatcaccacagagCTCAGAACGTCACCGGAGCCCGCGCCACCAGACACACTG CAGTCGTCCATAAACGCTACAGAGGGAAGTGAAGATCAGCCTGTATCTGCTctgaa GATGCACATGGAAGATTTCAGATATATTTCCGTTCTGGGCAGAGGACACTTTGGGAAG GTTCTGCTGGCGGAGTTTAAGAAGACGGGAAAACCGTTCGCCATCAAAGCCTTGAAGAAAAGAGAGATCGTGACTCGGGACGAAGTCGACAG CCTCATGAGCGAGAAGCGGATCTTCGAGATGATCAACGCGTCGCGACACCCGTTCCTCGTCAACCTCCACGGCTGCTTCCAGACCGGCGACCACGTCTGCTTCGTCATGGAGTATCTGCCGGGCGGCGACCTCATGATCCACATCCACAACCACGTCTTCACCGAGGCCCAGACCAG GTTCTATTCGGCGTGCGTCCTGTTGGGTCTGGAGTTCCTGCATCTGAATAAAATCATCTATCG AGATCTGAAGCTGGACAACCTGCTGATGGACGCTGATGGATTTGTGAAGATCACAGACTTTGGACTTTGTAAAGAAG GGATGGGTCACGGCGATCGGACCTCGACCTTCTGCGGGACGCCCGAGTTCCTGGCCCCCGAGGTCCTGACGGACGACAACTACACCCGGGCGGTGGACTGGTGGGGGATGGGCGTCCTCATCTACGAGATGCTCGTGGGAGAG TCTCCGTTCCCcggtgaggacgaggaggaagtgTTCGACAGCATCGTCAACGACGACGTGCAGTATCCCGACTCTCTTCCTCCCGACGCCGTCGCCATCGTCCAGAAG ctgctgaagaggAATCCTCTGAAGAGACTcggaggcggagagagagatgccaACGAGCTGAAGGGAGAGAAATTCTTCCAG ACCGTCGACTGGGAGGCCCTGCTGGCCAAGAAGGTGACGCCGCCGTTCCTGCCGTCGATCGCCGAGTCCACGGACGTCAGCAACTTCGACAGCGAGTTCACTCGACTGCAGCCGATCCTGTCGCCCCCGGGGAAACCGTCCAGCCTCTCGGCCGAGCAGCAGGAGGCCTTCGCCGACTTCGACTTCTGCGCTTCGCATGGCTGA
- the LOC118313643 gene encoding serine/threonine-protein kinase N2-like isoform X4 has protein sequence MLSTAQQMLQESRSKIELIRLQIIKVTQAGGSGGGDDDDDGGGGGGGGGGDHNSSTNRGVSPVAGSPADTRLAELQHLVQRETDALALAKDVVKQLEGISALDQKALVEAQSREQESSQKLDLLRLSLEKCLNEKSQEPPQPPPAGGVGPSEGAPTSPQDSRPGRPLSTSPSVYYIRPASLTGKVEVRLLGCEDLLKPPSMTEGSSPAAHRTEGHEAEVGVVLRLDGRSVGRTRWAAAGRRSWDQTFCIQLERARELEVDVFWREAPDRGAMMCAVTFLRLEETMDNQGHDRGLSLEPQGLLYARLRFIDAVVERQSKLRRQRCIFTKERGKNFLRAAQMNMNFATWGHLMTSVLPRYGSFTTFGSSLCTTPDPTADRAPRPAEREEPRVAAPLPRDAPVIRLSVTEDPPPPAGLDHGDDASTIITTELRTSPEPAPPDTLQSSINATEGSEDQPVSALKMHMEDFRYISVLGRGHFGKVLLAEFKKTGKPFAIKALKKREIVTRDEVDSLMSEKRIFEMINASRHPFLVNLHGCFQTGDHVCFVMEYLPGGDLMIHIHNHVFTEAQTRFYSACVLLGLEFLHLNKIIYRDLKLDNLLMDADGFVKITDFGLCKEGMGHGDRTSTFCGTPEFLAPEVLTDDNYTRAVDWWGMGVLIYEMLVGESPFPGEDEEEVFDSIVNDDVQYPDSLPPDAVAIVQKVVTSSPLIAPLTSLLKRNPLKRLGGGERDANELKGEKFFQTVDWEALLAKKVTPPFLPSIAESTDVSNFDSEFTRLQPILSPPGKPSSLSAEQQEAFADFDFCASHG, from the exons ATGTTGTCGACAGCTCAGCAGATGCTGCAGGAGAGCCGCTCCAAGATCGAGCTGATCCGACTGCAGATTATCAAAGTCACCCAGGCTggaggcagcggcggcggtgatgatgatgatgatggtggtggtggtggtggaggtggtggtggcgaCCACAACAGTTCCACTAACAGAG GCGTCTCTCCGGTGGCCGGCAGCCCCGCGGACACTCGCCTGGCAGAGCTACAGCACCTCGTGCAGAGGGAGACGGACGCTCTGGCGTTGGCCAAAGATGTGGTGAAGCAGCTGGAGGGGATCTCAGCGCTGGACCAGAAGGCTCTGGTGGAG GCTCAGTCGCGGGAGCAGGAATCCTCCCAGAAGCTCGACCTCCTGCGACTGTCGCTCGAGAAATGTCTGAACGAGAAGAGCCAGGAGCCTCCACAGCCGCCGCCTGCAGGGGGCGTCGGCCCCTCGGAGGGGGCCCCCACGTCCCCCCAGGACTCCAGACCCGGACGTCCCCTGTCCACGTCCCCCTCCGTCTACTACATCAGACCTGCCTCCCTGACTG gtaaAGTTGAAGTCCGGCTTCTTGGATGTGAGGATTTACTGAAACCTCCAAGTATGACTGAGGGAAGTTCACCAGCCGCTCACAGGACCGAGGGACACGAGG CAGAGGTCGGCGTGGTGCTGAGGCTGGACGGCAGGTCGGTCGGCCGGACGCGGTGGGCGGCCGCCGGCAGACGGAGCTGGGACCAGACCTTCTGCATCCAGCTGGAGCGG GCTCGAGAGCTGGAGGTCGACGTCTTCTGGCGGGAGGCCCCTGACCGGGGGGCGATGATGTGCGCCGTCACGTTCCTGCGACTGGAGGAGACGATGGACAACCAGGGCCACGACCGGGGCCTGAGTCTGGAGCCGCAGGGCCTGCTCTACGCCAGG CTTCGGTTCATCGACGCCGTCGTCGAGCGGCAGTCGAAGCTCAGACGTCAGCGATGTATTTTCACGAAGGAAAGAG GGAAGAACTTCCTGCGAGCGGCGCAGATGAACATGAACTTTGCCACGTGGGGTCACCTGATGACGAGTGTCCTCCCTCGCTACGGCTCCTTCACCACGTTCGGCTCGTCGCTCTGCACGACCCCCGACCCGACGGCCGACCGCGCCCCCCGACCCGCCGAGAGGGAAGAGCCTCGAGTCGCCGCTCCGCTGCCACG CGACGCTCCAGTGATCAGACTCAGCGTCACTGAGGATCCGCCTCCTCCCGCCGGCCTCGACCACGGAGACGACGcctccaccatcatcaccacagagCTCAGAACGTCACCGGAGCCCGCGCCACCAGACACACTG CAGTCGTCCATAAACGCTACAGAGGGAAGTGAAGATCAGCCTGTATCTGCTctgaa GATGCACATGGAAGATTTCAGATATATTTCCGTTCTGGGCAGAGGACACTTTGGGAAG GTTCTGCTGGCGGAGTTTAAGAAGACGGGAAAACCGTTCGCCATCAAAGCCTTGAAGAAAAGAGAGATCGTGACTCGGGACGAAGTCGACAG CCTCATGAGCGAGAAGCGGATCTTCGAGATGATCAACGCGTCGCGACACCCGTTCCTCGTCAACCTCCACGGCTGCTTCCAGACCGGCGACCACGTCTGCTTCGTCATGGAGTATCTGCCGGGCGGCGACCTCATGATCCACATCCACAACCACGTCTTCACCGAGGCCCAGACCAG GTTCTATTCGGCGTGCGTCCTGTTGGGTCTGGAGTTCCTGCATCTGAATAAAATCATCTATCG AGATCTGAAGCTGGACAACCTGCTGATGGACGCTGATGGATTTGTGAAGATCACAGACTTTGGACTTTGTAAAGAAG GGATGGGTCACGGCGATCGGACCTCGACCTTCTGCGGGACGCCCGAGTTCCTGGCCCCCGAGGTCCTGACGGACGACAACTACACCCGGGCGGTGGACTGGTGGGGGATGGGCGTCCTCATCTACGAGATGCTCGTGGGAGAG TCTCCGTTCCCcggtgaggacgaggaggaagtgTTCGACAGCATCGTCAACGACGACGTGCAGTATCCCGACTCTCTTCCTCCCGACGCCGTCGCCATCGTCCAGAAGGTAGTGACCTCATCACCCCTCATAGCTCCTCTAACATCT ctgctgaagaggAATCCTCTGAAGAGACTcggaggcggagagagagatgccaACGAGCTGAAGGGAGAGAAATTCTTCCAG ACCGTCGACTGGGAGGCCCTGCTGGCCAAGAAGGTGACGCCGCCGTTCCTGCCGTCGATCGCCGAGTCCACGGACGTCAGCAACTTCGACAGCGAGTTCACTCGACTGCAGCCGATCCTGTCGCCCCCGGGGAAACCGTCCAGCCTCTCGGCCGAGCAGCAGGAGGCCTTCGCCGACTTCGACTTCTGCGCTTCGCATGGCTGA
- the LOC118313643 gene encoding serine/threonine-protein kinase N2-like isoform X1, whose amino-acid sequence MKSGSSSSSPCDVVIQDQMLSTAQQMLQESRSKIELIRLQIIKVTQAGGSGGGDDDDDGGGGGGGGGGDHNSSTNRGVSPVAGSPADTRLAELQHLVQRETDALALAKDVVKQLEGISALDQKALVEAQSREQESSQKLDLLRLSLEKCLNEKSQEPPQPPPAGGVGPSEGAPTSPQDSRPGRPLSTSPSVYYIRPASLTGKVEVRLLGCEDLLKPPSMTEGSSPAAHRTEGHEAEVGVVLRLDGRSVGRTRWAAAGRRSWDQTFCIQLERARELEVDVFWREAPDRGAMMCAVTFLRLEETMDNQGHDRGLSLEPQGLLYARLRFIDAVVERQSKLRRQRCIFTKERGKNFLRAAQMNMNFATWGHLMTSVLPRYGSFTTFGSSLCTTPDPTADRAPRPAEREEPRVAAPLPRDAPVIRLSVTEDPPPPAGLDHGDDASTIITTELRTSPEPAPPDTLQSSINATEGSEDQPVSALKMHMEDFRYISVLGRGHFGKVLLAEFKKTGKPFAIKALKKREIVTRDEVDSLMSEKRIFEMINASRHPFLVNLHGCFQTGDHVCFVMEYLPGGDLMIHIHNHVFTEAQTRFYSACVLLGLEFLHLNKIIYRDLKLDNLLMDADGFVKITDFGLCKEGMGHGDRTSTFCGTPEFLAPEVLTDDNYTRAVDWWGMGVLIYEMLVGESPFPGEDEEEVFDSIVNDDVQYPDSLPPDAVAIVQKVVTSSPLIAPLTSLLKRNPLKRLGGGERDANELKGEKFFQTVDWEALLAKKVTPPFLPSIAESTDVSNFDSEFTRLQPILSPPGKPSSLSAEQQEAFADFDFCASHG is encoded by the exons atgAAGTCgggctcttcttcttcttctccatgtGATGTCGTTATCCAGGATCAGATGTTGTCGACAGCTCAGCAGATGCTGCAGGAGAGCCGCTCCAAGATCGAGCTGATCCGACTGCAGATTATCAAAGTCACCCAGGCTggaggcagcggcggcggtgatgatgatgatgatggtggtggtggtggtggaggtggtggtggcgaCCACAACAGTTCCACTAACAGAG GCGTCTCTCCGGTGGCCGGCAGCCCCGCGGACACTCGCCTGGCAGAGCTACAGCACCTCGTGCAGAGGGAGACGGACGCTCTGGCGTTGGCCAAAGATGTGGTGAAGCAGCTGGAGGGGATCTCAGCGCTGGACCAGAAGGCTCTGGTGGAG GCTCAGTCGCGGGAGCAGGAATCCTCCCAGAAGCTCGACCTCCTGCGACTGTCGCTCGAGAAATGTCTGAACGAGAAGAGCCAGGAGCCTCCACAGCCGCCGCCTGCAGGGGGCGTCGGCCCCTCGGAGGGGGCCCCCACGTCCCCCCAGGACTCCAGACCCGGACGTCCCCTGTCCACGTCCCCCTCCGTCTACTACATCAGACCTGCCTCCCTGACTG gtaaAGTTGAAGTCCGGCTTCTTGGATGTGAGGATTTACTGAAACCTCCAAGTATGACTGAGGGAAGTTCACCAGCCGCTCACAGGACCGAGGGACACGAGG CAGAGGTCGGCGTGGTGCTGAGGCTGGACGGCAGGTCGGTCGGCCGGACGCGGTGGGCGGCCGCCGGCAGACGGAGCTGGGACCAGACCTTCTGCATCCAGCTGGAGCGG GCTCGAGAGCTGGAGGTCGACGTCTTCTGGCGGGAGGCCCCTGACCGGGGGGCGATGATGTGCGCCGTCACGTTCCTGCGACTGGAGGAGACGATGGACAACCAGGGCCACGACCGGGGCCTGAGTCTGGAGCCGCAGGGCCTGCTCTACGCCAGG CTTCGGTTCATCGACGCCGTCGTCGAGCGGCAGTCGAAGCTCAGACGTCAGCGATGTATTTTCACGAAGGAAAGAG GGAAGAACTTCCTGCGAGCGGCGCAGATGAACATGAACTTTGCCACGTGGGGTCACCTGATGACGAGTGTCCTCCCTCGCTACGGCTCCTTCACCACGTTCGGCTCGTCGCTCTGCACGACCCCCGACCCGACGGCCGACCGCGCCCCCCGACCCGCCGAGAGGGAAGAGCCTCGAGTCGCCGCTCCGCTGCCACG CGACGCTCCAGTGATCAGACTCAGCGTCACTGAGGATCCGCCTCCTCCCGCCGGCCTCGACCACGGAGACGACGcctccaccatcatcaccacagagCTCAGAACGTCACCGGAGCCCGCGCCACCAGACACACTG CAGTCGTCCATAAACGCTACAGAGGGAAGTGAAGATCAGCCTGTATCTGCTctgaa GATGCACATGGAAGATTTCAGATATATTTCCGTTCTGGGCAGAGGACACTTTGGGAAG GTTCTGCTGGCGGAGTTTAAGAAGACGGGAAAACCGTTCGCCATCAAAGCCTTGAAGAAAAGAGAGATCGTGACTCGGGACGAAGTCGACAG CCTCATGAGCGAGAAGCGGATCTTCGAGATGATCAACGCGTCGCGACACCCGTTCCTCGTCAACCTCCACGGCTGCTTCCAGACCGGCGACCACGTCTGCTTCGTCATGGAGTATCTGCCGGGCGGCGACCTCATGATCCACATCCACAACCACGTCTTCACCGAGGCCCAGACCAG GTTCTATTCGGCGTGCGTCCTGTTGGGTCTGGAGTTCCTGCATCTGAATAAAATCATCTATCG AGATCTGAAGCTGGACAACCTGCTGATGGACGCTGATGGATTTGTGAAGATCACAGACTTTGGACTTTGTAAAGAAG GGATGGGTCACGGCGATCGGACCTCGACCTTCTGCGGGACGCCCGAGTTCCTGGCCCCCGAGGTCCTGACGGACGACAACTACACCCGGGCGGTGGACTGGTGGGGGATGGGCGTCCTCATCTACGAGATGCTCGTGGGAGAG TCTCCGTTCCCcggtgaggacgaggaggaagtgTTCGACAGCATCGTCAACGACGACGTGCAGTATCCCGACTCTCTTCCTCCCGACGCCGTCGCCATCGTCCAGAAGGTAGTGACCTCATCACCCCTCATAGCTCCTCTAACATCT ctgctgaagaggAATCCTCTGAAGAGACTcggaggcggagagagagatgccaACGAGCTGAAGGGAGAGAAATTCTTCCAG ACCGTCGACTGGGAGGCCCTGCTGGCCAAGAAGGTGACGCCGCCGTTCCTGCCGTCGATCGCCGAGTCCACGGACGTCAGCAACTTCGACAGCGAGTTCACTCGACTGCAGCCGATCCTGTCGCCCCCGGGGAAACCGTCCAGCCTCTCGGCCGAGCAGCAGGAGGCCTTCGCCGACTTCGACTTCTGCGCTTCGCATGGCTGA